Within Ovis aries strain OAR_USU_Benz2616 breed Rambouillet chromosome 3, ARS-UI_Ramb_v3.0, whole genome shotgun sequence, the genomic segment GACTACTACAGTTATTTAACTTTCAACACAGAGATTCACTGTAGAGGGCAAACACAACACCAATTTAGAATCTAAATTGTCAATAATATgagatgtgaaagtcactcagtcatgtctgactcttggagaccccatggacagagcggctcctctgtccatggggattctctaggcaagaatattggagtgggttgccatttccttcctcaaaggctcttcccaacccaggtctcccgtattgcaggtggattctttactgtctgaaccaccagggaagctcatatgaGAATAATATGAGAACCACTGGGATATAAAAACGAACAAAATACAGTTTCAAATGAGTCACATATACCCAGAAATTAATAATGtggaaaagatgtttgctttTGGAACAGTGGTTCTTAATCCTAACTGTATATCACAcagggagctttaaaaaaaaacaaacaaacactctTCTCTGGAATCTCACCCTACTGATtcacagttgatccttgaacaatacCTGTTTGAACGGTGTGGGTCCACTTACATGTTTTCTCACCCCAGTACTAAATACTATAGTACGACATGATCTACAATTGGTTGAATCTGCAAACTTGAAACCGAGGCTCCAGAGGGGCAGACtataaattatatgcagattttcTTCCACTTCACCAAGGTTTGGCACCCCTAACTCCcacgttgttcaagggtcaactgtagttgGTTTGGAGTCGcccaggttttctttttaaactatctgggtgattctaatatgcagcCAGGGCTACAACTGCTAGTAGTTGGCTAGTTAAGGCTGTATTTCTTTGCTATGTATTCATTTACATGCACCTGCTCCCTCATTCCATCCCCATTAAATAGGAACTCAAACACAAAAACACATGATTTCCTTTCTCTAAATTTCTCAAGCACCAAAGGTAGTGGGTATGTTAGACACAGAATCTAAGGGGTAATGCATCAAGATACCAAACAGAAAACCACAGTTTTAATCCAGCAAAGGGGATACTCCCTCCCATGGTTCACACTGCAATCCATGTTTGTTATTATGGAGGCAGAAAGGGTCTGAAGAGGTGTCCAAGGCCAAGCTTACCCTGTTTCATGGCGTGCTTCTCCTGCAGAGCTGGCTGGATTTTTTCCATTTGCTTGGTGAGGAAGTCTATCTTCCTCTTGAAGAAGTCCTTGGCATCCTCAGCTGTCTGCAAGGTCAGAGTGAATGAGAGGTGACCCATTCTGCACGCTAGCCCTCCCCCTCAGAGATGCATTCTTACGTTCCCTTCTACTCACCTTCTCTACATAGTAGCCAGTTCCCACATCAATAAGCACATGTTCCACATCATGTAGCTTCCCCGGGACATACATCTGAGAAGCAAGGATTAAGGGAAAACTAGCCCAGTATGAGTCATGATTCCCTGTCAGCTAGTTCAGCTTGACCTACCAACACCCTCCTTTTCTAAAAAAGGAggcaggaattccctggaggtccagtcgCTAGGAGTCACTACTTTTACTGctggggcttgggttcaatccctggcaggggaactaagatcccacgagtCATggagtcaaaaaaataaaataaaataaaataaaaggaataagcTATAAGGCACATGTGAAGGCCTACAAACTCCACATGAGGAGAGACAGGGAAGCTGGTTCCTTATGGAGAAAAATCACATGTGCTGATCTTGTTCTGATCCCATCTGCCATCCTGCAAGCAGTTCTTACTATTCTTACCATTATTCCTTCCAGAAAGACTAGATATTAGAGCAATTAGAATGATAGATAGATCATTAGAATGACAAAAGAGGATAATTCTTTCCTGCTGCTGTTGAGTAATAGAGGGAAAAGCCAGCCTCACTTTCTCTTTAACACTCCAAGACATGAATTAGCTAATTCCTGATGGATTTAACGTTGATTATTTAAGTAATCCCTACTATGCCGATATTCCTGTGTTTCCTTTTCAGCCTGTCCATTCTCAGGTAGTTTATGGGTGCCCTACTGCCATAACTTACTCAAATGCAACATGCAACAGGTAAGACATAATCCAGGTTTCTTAGTAACAAGTTAGGAATAAGAGCCATAATTAAACTGAAATTGAGGATTAATAAACAGAACCAACCCCTTTGTTTCCAAATCCTCTATTCTTCTATTGCTTATGTTTTCTAAGTTACAGTAAAAATGTAAACCACCAGTTCTACCTCCCTACTAGGTTATATCCTCAGAGAGCAAAGGGAAATAATCACACCTCAATTCTAAACGCATACACCTGGGTGCTCACCAAGCATTAATTAGTTGCTGGCCTTAGGTTAGACAGCAGAGCTAAGCTTGTGTTAACAGCAGTCTCAGAACCATCTAGGCACTCTGGAATAATCAAAATCTCCCGCTCTTTTTTGAAGGTTGTTAGGTGTGAGGGAGAAAACGAGAGGGCAGGGAAAAGGCTCCTGCGGAAAGGATACAGAACTCGTCAGTGGGACAAGTAATTCTTTACCTGTGAAAGCAATGAAGACAAACATGTGGGGAAGGTTGGCAGCTCCAACTTTTAAAGGGAGTTTCGAAGCGGCACGGCGCCCGAAAACTATACGAAAAGGACGAAAATAGAGGCAACAGGAGCAGAAAAATGTCCTGGACATTTCAACTCTAGATAAGCAACATGCAAAGGGCTCCTGCAGCGGTATACAATACGTGATGGACTGCTCTCTCGTctcaggtaagaaaactggattAGGAGGCGGGAAGAGAGAAGCCGGCTCGCCACATCTCCCAGGTTCCCTTCGCACGCCTACCCCGTACCCTCGTTGTTTTTCTTCAGCACGTTCAGACAGTCCTTGGCTTCCACATACTTGGTCTGAACCACCTTGAGCTGGGCAATGGACGTGGACAAGAACTCCACCTCCTACAGAGAACAGGAATGAGGGTCAGGGTGGGGGCTCGCGGGAGAAGCGGGCACTGCCAGAGAAGGGGCGGGTCCTGGGACGGGGTGGGGGTTTCGCCTGGGAAGGGAATTCTCCCCAAGAGGGGAAGAGTGGGGGGCAAGGAAGTACGCGCTGGGGGGGAAGGGAAGTGAGGCGGGAAAGGGGTGCTTTTGGAGCCTATCCCCACCTGGTCCAGTTGGTTCTTCAGCATTTCTAGCTGCGGCAGATTCAGCTCGGTGATGTTAACCGACTGCGCCATGTTGGGAAGGAGGGCTTATGAAGCGGAAACCCTCCGGGAGAGCAACGCTCTAGCCGTCCTCTGCGTATCTCGATGGCTACGCCTGGAGGCCTCGCAGTGCTAGACGTCTCTATGGTCCTTCAACCCAGAAGAGAAGGAAGCTCGCGGCGGGGCGGAGGGTACGGAATCTTCGGCGTGACTTCCGATGGAATAGAAAGGGCTGCGGCGTTTTCTTTTCGCAAAATATCCCAAGCCTCGCATAATCAAGTTCTAACGAACAGGATTCTTATGCTCAAGAAACTTAATCTTACTCaggccttgggacttccctggtggtccagtggttacgaatccgcctgccaatgcaagggaaaggggttccatccctggtgcgggaagatcctacatgccaaggATCAACAAAGCCCCTTGTGCAGCAACTGCTGAGCACAGCTCCTGCAAGgggcagctactgaagcctgggcgcctagagcctgtgctcggcaacaagagaagccaccgaagTAAGTCCACACACCCACTATGAAGTGTAGCCCCTACTCCCTGCCACTAGAGGAAACCCGCCCAACACCATAACCACAGCGGTGGTATAAACCTGGTGACAACAGGCAAGGAAGAAGCTTGGGAAGTTCTAGGAGCAACGGACAGGAGGGACAGTAGCATTATGAAAGGGATGCTTCGCGCAGATGAAGCCAGAGTCTGGCGGTTGAGAGAACAGGAAGGAGGCACGTTATCACCCACAGTACAGCAGTAGCTTTATTAATCAACACAGTGTTTTACCATGTGCTAGAAGTGAAGGATCCATGAGTGTAAGATACATAGTTCTGAGCTTAACAATCTAGTTGGGGAGAGGAAAATCATACATAAGTCGCAAAACTTcccaatgtgtatgtgtgtgtgagttgttcagtcgcgtccaactctttgcgatcccgtggactgtagccagctaggctcctccaggcaagaatactggggtgggttgccatttccttctctgggggaatcttccagacccagggattgaatccaggtctcctgcattgcaggcagattctttaccatctgagctacaaaaactctccagaaccTGCTGCTAAAGTGCATGGCACTGACAAGCGTATTAGCTGAATGTGGG encodes:
- the PFDN5 gene encoding prefoldin subunit 5, translating into MAQSVNITELNLPQLEMLKNQLDQEVEFLSTSIAQLKVVQTKYVEAKDCLNVLKKNNEGKELLVPLTSSMYVPGKLHDVEHVLIDVGTGYYVEKTAEDAKDFFKRKIDFLTKQMEKIQPALQEKHAMKQAVMEMMSQKIQQLTTLGAAQATAKA